The Arachis hypogaea cultivar Tifrunner chromosome 14, arahy.Tifrunner.gnm2.J5K5, whole genome shotgun sequence DNA window TGGTATAGctgaaggatctacaaagaaagCAAGAACAGATGATGAAAATATAGTTGAACAGatggtggagggtgccagcctaCAAATGGCACCCAAGGGCCATGAGAACTATAGTTtggaattgtcggggtttggggagacccctgacaatTCACACCTTAAAAGGGATCTGTAAATCCCACTCCCCCGAGATTGTGTTTATAAGTGAAACAAAGAACCAATCTCGACAGGTGGAAGCAAAACTTTAGGTATGCGGCTACGAAAACTGGCATATTGTTAACCCGGCAGGAGTGACAGAGGACTTGTGCTAGCTTGGAAGGACAGCATCAGTGTTCAAATTATTAGCAGTGGAGAATTCTTTGTAGCAGCCGAAATTCAGGAAGTCGGAAGCAGTGAGGTATGGGCGTTCATTGGTGTCCATTTGAGTTGTTCGGAACAAATTCGATCCTTATAGTTTGAGGAGCTTACAACAATGAGCCAACACTTGGAAGGAAAAGTGGTAATAGCAGGCGATTTTAACGCTATAACAAGTCAAGCGAAAAAGGAGGGTGGAGGCCAAAAATCAGCAACCACCATTGCAACATTCACTAATTTTATTGACAGTAACAAATTAGTGGATATTGGAATGGTGGGGCGCCCTTTCACGTGGACAAATCGAAGACAAGGAGAGGATTTGGTGAAGGAGAGGCTTGACCGCTATTTAGTTGGGATAGAATGGAAGTTGAAGTTTCCGAATGCAGTGGTGCACAGGCTCACAGAGTCAGGCTCGGATCATGCTCCAATTTTGATGGAAACCGAACCTCAATCCTGGCATAGTAAAAGGCGGTTTAAATACCAGGAACGTAGGTGTGGAGAAGAGGATGTCAAGAGAATTGTCAGTGAAGTGTGGAGAATGGAAGTTGTAGGCTCGGCTATGTTCTCCTTGGCCCAAAAGTTGAAAGTTTGTAGACATAGACTAGTTCCATGGCAGAAAACTCACAAAGCAAACTCCTAAAAAGAAATTGAGGACCTTCAAGCTAAACTATAGGAGCTGCGGGTGGCTGAAATCAATGGGGGAGAGGAGGTTACCAGTTTGGAGGAGAAGTTGGAGCTggcatatttgaaagaagagagctATTGGCGAGAAAAATCTAGAGTCAAGTGGCTAAAAGAAGGAGATCAGAACACTAGATTCTTTCACCAGAAATTTCAATCAAGGATGCGAAGGAACAGAATTTGGAGATTAGTGGGGAGGGACAATGAGATTGCATCGAAACCGGAGGATATTGCAAAGGTAGCTGAAGACTACTTTTGcgatatttttacttcttcttgTTCGGCTGATCCGAATCCATACTTAGAGGATTTGGAGCCTAAGGTTACAGCTTCCGTGAACCGTAGGCTCCAAAGGCCAGTAACTATGGACGATGTCAAAAGAGCTACATTTAGTGTTCATGCTCAGAGTGCTCCTGGTGATGACGGGTTTACAGCtaagttttttcactttttctgggaTATAGTTGGAGGTGACGTTTTTAAGGCAGTGAGAAGTTTCTTTCACAGTGGCAGAATTCTAAAAAGTTTCAATCATACTCAAATTTGTTTGATTTCAAAGGTGCTAGATGCCAGTGACATGACTCAGGTACGACCGATCAGTTTGTCTTcagttatgtataaaattatttctaaagttatggtgcaccgattacaaggtattatgaataaaattataagcCCAAATCAGAGTGCGTTTCTCAAAGGTAGACTCATTTCAGATAATATTCTAATTGCCCACGAATGTATGcactatttgaaaaataagagaagtggGGCAGAGCATGAGATGGCTATTAAACTAGACATGAGCAAGGCTTATGATATGGTTGAATGGAATTTTTTATGGTATATTATGGATAAGCTGGGCTTTGATGCTAAATGGATTAACTGGACTAAGGAATTGGTAACGACTGTTTCTTACTCTGTCGTCGTGGAAGGTCAACCTTTTGGCTATTTTAGGCCAAATAAGGGCATCCGACAGGGTGACCCCCTATCTccatatctctttcttttttgtgcAGAAGGGCTTTCCTTCTTGCTGCACAAGGCAGAGCAAAACAGATTAATTCAAGGAGTTCAAGTTAATCGAAGATGCCAAACAGTTAATCACCTTTTTTTGCTGATGATTCAATCCTTTTTTGCAAGAGCGCACCTAATACAAGCCAAAGTATTCTAGAATTACTAGAGATCTATGAGGGTTTCAGTGGGCAAAAAGTCAATTTGAATAAGGCGGCTATCTTTTTCAGTCACAACACACCTCAGAACACAAGACTAGCAGTTGCTCAGACACTAAATATTGAACATATCGGAGCACAAGACAAATACCTGGGACTGccctctatagttcaaaaatcaaagaaagcaaccTTTGGAGCTATCAAGGATAAAGTTCAGAAGAGGATTATGGGTTGGAAAAGAAGTCTATTGTCATCAGGTGGCAGGCACACGCTATTGAGAGCGGTGGGGGAGgcgattcctatttatacactctcttgttTCAAGCTCCCGGACACGCTGTTGACTGAGATTCATAGCATGCTCTCGCAATTTTGGTGGGTCAAAAAGGCGCAGAATGAAGAATGGTTTGGATTAAATGGGACACAATGACAAGACCGAAGAAAGATGGAGGGCTGGGGATCAAGAACCTAAGGACGCAAAATTTGGCTTTATTAGGCAAGAAATGTTGGCGTCTAATGAAATACCCTAATTCTACTctatcaagaatgctcaaagctaaaTATTTCAGATATACAGATTTCCTACATGAAGAGATAGGAAGCGTACCGTCGTGGGGCTGGAGAAGTGTTCTTGAAGGGCGCAAGGTGATCGAGAAAGGCTTGTTATGGAAAATAGGCTCTGGCACTAATGTTCGCATCTTCCATGACCCCTGGCTCCCACCACCAGTGCCCCTTAATGTCTCTCAAAATGCACTCACAATCCCGCCAAATCTGCAAGTATATTACGTTAGTGCGTTACTAAATCCTGATAGAAGTTGGAATAGAAATCTGATTGAGTCGATTTTTTCAGTTGatatatgcaataaaattttttcaatcaaaccaacagaggaggaggatgaagttaATTGGTGCTGGACAAAATCTGGTATATATGAAGTTGGGTCAGGATACAAAATTGCTTATGGATTCTTTCATTCTCCTACTTCATTGAGGCCCCAGAACATACACAACAGAGTCTGGAATAGCATTTGGGAGTTGAAATTACcatataaaattaagatttttttatggAAAAGTCTTCATGAAAAGCTTCCGGTGCCGCCGATTCGCATCCACTCCTGCTACTTGTCCAAGATGCATGTTGAAAGCTGAATCAATTCCTCGTGCTTTGTTCCAATACCCCCTGTCTTCAATAATATAGAGTCTAAGCTTAATAACCCCTGACCTATGGATGAGAGAAGAAGAGACCTTTTTTAATTGGTGGCAACGAGTCTTATCCTGGGCAGCGGCTCAATTCGACGGTAGACAAAAGACCCTCCTCATAGCGGCGCTGTGTTGGAGCACTTGGAAAGCGAGGAATCGG harbors:
- the LOC140178703 gene encoding uncharacterized protein, which codes for MSGIAEGSTKKARTDDENIVEQMVEGASLQMAPKGHENYSLELSGFGETPDNSHLKRDLSDRGLVLAWKDSISVQIISSGEFFVAAEIQEVGSSEFEELTTMSQHLEGKVVIAGDFNAITSQAKKEGGGQKSATTIATFTNFIDSNKLVDIGMVGRPFTWTNRRQGEDLVKERLDRYLVGIEWKLKFPNAVVHRLTESGSDHAPILMETEPQSWHSKRRFKYQERRCGEEDVKRIVSEVWRMEVVGSAMFSLAQKLKELRVAEINGGEEVTSLEEKLELAYLKEESYWREKSRVKWLKEGDQNTRFFHQKFQSRMRRNRIWRLVGRDNEIASKPEDIAKVAEDYFCDIFTSSCSADPNPYLEDLEPKVTASVNRRLQRPVTMDDVKRATFSVHAQSAPGDDGFTAKFFHFFWDIVGGDVFKAVRSFFHSGRILKSFNHTQICLISKVLDASDMTQSAPNTSQSILELLEIYEGFSGQKVNLNKAAIFFSHNTPQNTRLAVAQTLNIEHIGAQDKYLGLPSIVQKSKKATFGAIKDKVQKRIMGWKRSLLSSGGRHTLLRAVGEAIPIYTLSCFKLPDTLLTEIHSMLSQFWWVKKAQNEEWFGLNGTQ